A genomic stretch from Terriglobales bacterium includes:
- a CDS encoding acyl-CoA carboxylase subunit beta → MDLEQKLAELKRRDQLAEAGGGPERRERQHKEGKMSARERVEFLLDDGSFEETDRFVTHRATDFGMAEQKVYGDGFVTGYGRIDGRLVFVFAQDFTVFGGSLSEANAAKIVKLMELAMRVGAPLIGLNDSGGARIQEGILSLGGYADIFLRNTLASGVIPQISAVMGPCAGGAVYSPAITDFVVMVDKTSYMFVTGPDVIKTVTHEEVTKEALGGALTHNETSGVAHFLAHDDAECLSLIRELMSFLPSNNLEDAPRRVSTDPADRADARLDSIVPAESNQPYDIKDVLHLVVDDGYFFEVHEHFAKNIVVGFARLNGRPVGVVANQPAFLAGVLDINASVKGARFVRFCDAFNIPLITFEDVPG, encoded by the coding sequence ATGGATCTGGAGCAGAAGCTCGCCGAACTCAAACGCCGCGACCAGCTCGCCGAAGCGGGCGGCGGGCCCGAGCGCCGTGAGCGCCAGCACAAGGAAGGCAAGATGTCCGCCCGCGAGCGGGTGGAGTTCCTGCTCGACGACGGTTCCTTCGAAGAGACCGACCGCTTCGTCACCCACCGCGCCACCGACTTCGGCATGGCGGAGCAGAAGGTCTACGGCGACGGTTTCGTCACCGGGTACGGGCGCATCGACGGCCGCCTGGTCTTCGTCTTCGCCCAGGACTTCACCGTCTTCGGCGGCTCGCTGTCGGAGGCCAACGCCGCCAAGATCGTAAAACTGATGGAGCTGGCCATGCGCGTGGGCGCGCCCCTCATCGGCCTGAACGACTCGGGCGGCGCGCGCATCCAGGAGGGCATCCTCTCGCTCGGCGGCTATGCCGACATCTTTCTCAGGAACACGCTGGCTTCCGGGGTGATCCCGCAGATCTCGGCGGTGATGGGGCCGTGCGCGGGCGGCGCCGTGTACTCGCCCGCCATCACGGATTTCGTTGTGATGGTGGATAAGACCTCGTACATGTTCGTCACCGGGCCGGACGTGATCAAAACCGTCACTCATGAGGAGGTCACCAAGGAAGCGCTGGGCGGCGCGCTGACCCACAACGAGACCTCGGGCGTGGCCCACTTTTTGGCCCACGACGACGCCGAGTGCCTGTCGCTCATCCGCGAGCTGATGAGCTTTCTCCCCTCGAACAATCTGGAAGACGCGCCGCGGCGCGTCTCGACCGATCCCGCCGACCGCGCCGACGCCAGGCTCGACTCCATCGTTCCCGCCGAATCCAATCAGCCCTACGACATCAAGGACGTCCTCCACCTGGTGGTCGACGACGGCTACTTCTTCGAGGTCCACGAGCACTTCGCGAAAAACATCGTGGTCGGTTTCGCGCGGCTGAACGGGCGCCCGGTGGGTGTGGTCGCGAACCAGCCGGCGTTCCTCGCTGGAGTGCTCGACATCAACGCTTCGGTGAAGGGCGCGCGCTTCGTGCGCTTCTGCGACGCCTTCAATATCCCGCTCATCACCTTCGAGGACGTCCCCGGCT